Part of the Streptomyces sp. NBC_01264 genome, AGCCCGATGGCATCGCGCAGGGAGTCGTAGGTCAGTTCGCGGACGTCGTGGCCGCCGACGCGGACGGTGCCGCGGTCGGCGTCGTAGAAGCGCGGCAGCAGCAGCGAAACGGTGGACTTGCCGCTGCCGGAGGACCCGACGAGGGCGACGGTCTCCCCCTCGGCGATCGACAGGCTGAACCCGTCGAGCACGGGCCGCTCGGGGTCGTACCCGAACCGCACGTCGTCGAACTCGACGGTGGCGGACGCGTCGACGGGCAGCTCCTTGCTCCCCTCCTGGATCACCGGCTCGGTGTCGATGAGCTCGAAGACCCGCTCCGCGCCGGCGCGGGCCTGCTGGCCGACGGTGAGGACCATGGCGAGCATGCGGACGGGGCCGACGAGCTGGGCGAGGTAGGTGGAGAAGGCGACGAAGGTGCCGATGGTGACCTGCCCCTTGGTGGCCATCCAGCCACCGAGGGCCAGCATGGCGACCTGGGCGAGGGCCGGTACGGCCTGCAGCGCCGGGGTGTAGCGGGCGTTCATCCGGATCCCGCGCAACCGCCCGGCGAACAGCCGGCGGCCGGCGTCGCGGAGCTTGCCGGTCTCCTGCTCCTCCTGGCCGAAGCCCTTGACGACGCGGACACCGGTGACGGCCCCGTCGACGACGGTGGCGACGGCGGCGGCCTGGCTCTGGGCGTACCAGGTGGCGGGGAAGAGCTTCTTGCGGCTGCGCTTGGCGATGAACCAGAGGGCCGGGGCCATGAGCAGCGCCACGACGGTCAGCAGCGGCGAGAGCCACAGCATGATCCCGAGGGATATCCCGAAGAGCAGGAAGTTGCCGATGGTCATGGGCAGCATGAAGAGCAGCCCTTGGATCAGCTGGAGGTCGGTCGTCGCCCGCCCCACGACCTGCCCGGTGGACAACTCGTCCTGGCGGCGGCCGTCGAGCCGGGCGATGGTGTCGTACATGTCGGTGCGCAGGTCGTGCTGCACGTCGAGGGCGAGCCGCCCGCCGTAGTACCTGCGGATGTAGGTGAGTACGTACACGAGGACCGCGGCGCCTATGAGCATCAGGGCCCAGGGCGTCATGGGCTTGCTCTGGTCACCGATGACGTCGTCGAGGATCACCTTGGTGACGAGCGGCACGAGGGCCATGACGGCCATGCCGCCGAGCGATGACCCGAGGGCCAGCAGCACATTGGCCTTGTACCGCCAGGTGTAGGCGGCGAGCCGCCTCCCCCACCCCTGTTTGCTCCCAGCCGCCGTTTCCGCCGTCGCCGTAGCCACGTACTGCCTCCCCGTTCGTCCTGCCCTACCGGAAGCCCCAACGCTCCGACCGGCGGATTTCATCCCGCCGCAACAATTCGAACTGGGTTGCGCGGGTTCCGCGCGCGGTGCTGGTCCTACGGGGTCCTAGCGGGTCCTACGGGGTCCTACGAGGCGTCGAACTCGTACTCCAGTACATAGGCGGAGGCGTCGAGCACCATCTCGTTGACCTCGACCACCCGCCCATCACCGTCGAAGGCAGTACGGACGACCAGCACGACGGGCGTCCCGGCGGCCAGCCCGAGGCTCGAGCCCTCCTCGGAGGTGGGCATCCGCGACCGAACCTCCTCCCGGAACCGCGCGGGCTCATGCCCCAGCTCGGCGAGCCGGGCGTAGATCCCGCCGGGGCCGCTGTCGGCCTCGGCGACGGGCGTACCCGCCACGAGGGCGGCGTCGAGGTAGGAGGTCGCGAACATGACGGGCTTCCCGTCGAGCAGGAACCGGCGCCGCCGGACGCAGGCGGGCGCGCCGTCGCCGAGCCCGAGCACGTCGGCGACGGCCTCGGACACGGGTTCCTCGGTGACGCCGATGAACTCGACGACGGGGTCGCGTCCCTTGCCGTCCGCCGCCCAGATGGAGCCTCCCGCGCCCCACACCTCGACGGCCAGCCGCTGGATGCCGCGCCGCCGGATGCCGACGCGGAACTCACGAACGTAGACCCCGGCACCCTTGCGCGCTTCGGTCAGCCCCTCGGTCTGGAGGACGGCGAAGGCCTGCCGTGCCGTCATCCGGGCGACCCCGTACGTGGCCATGAGGTCGCTCTCACCGGGCAGCCGGTCCCCGGGCCCGTACTCACCGGAGGCGATGG contains:
- a CDS encoding GntR family transcriptional regulator, whose translation is MPNDGAARQPKYLRIAAALKDAIASGEYGPGDRLPGESDLMATYGVARMTARQAFAVLQTEGLTEARKGAGVYVREFRVGIRRRGIQRLAVEVWGAGGSIWAADGKGRDPVVEFIGVTEEPVSEAVADVLGLGDGAPACVRRRRFLLDGKPVMFATSYLDAALVAGTPVAEADSGPGGIYARLAELGHEPARFREEVRSRMPTSEEGSSLGLAAGTPVVLVVRTAFDGDGRVVEVNEMVLDASAYVLEYEFDAS